The Fulvia fulva chromosome 6, complete sequence genome includes a window with the following:
- a CDS encoding Acetolactate synthase large subunit produces the protein MTTAGHQYTVAALFLQVLAESGVDYLFTVLGSDHASIIEAYQQRQHEGKAWPKMLHFQHEFVAISAADGYARTTGKPQCVIVHVDVGTAALGQGLHNASSGRAPMLIFAGLAPFTLGGELPASRSEHVQWYQDVPNQASIVAPYARYVNEIKTEEHVRLMVKRALCMASTGSPGPAYLTAAREVLAAPARDDLLQSGAMTAQVPTCKLTGLPQDAVRTIGEALLLAERPLVITGYLGRNHAAVRHLVRLADLVGGLQVIDSELREMLFPARHSAWTSRTHGSAAAISEADVILVLDCDVPWIPVKAKPSTTARIFHIDIDPRKEKMQLFDISAEATFQAECEVALQQLYEWIRGHDSWHERSFLLNHRRQNLVEKHAEGIRALNARAAPRGDGTISIDHLSACLRRILPESTTYVHDAVTNTIPLCEQLRLDRPGSGLSKGGSGLGWAGGAAIGVKLALDKYDINDRPHLKERGTECDEESSSSLVCCVTGDGALMFGTPVSTFWAQHRLGTPFLTIVLNNGGWKATRSCVDDVHPDGIAAKTRDADWGIDLSHDQSDHVGVAIAASNHTLWGKKVTRSIELEEALLEARRIVLEEKRGAMLEVVIS, from the exons ATGACGACCGCAGGACATCAATACACAGTCGCAGCCCTCTTCCTGCAGGTTCTTGCAGAATCTGGCGTGGATTACCTCTTCACGGTACTGGGGTCCGACCATGCGAGCATCATCGAAGCATATCAACAACGACAACATGAAGGGAAGGCGTGGCCCAAGATGCTACACTTCCAGCACGAG TTCGTCGCCATATCAGCCGCAGACGGCTACGCCAGAACAACCGGCAAACCACAATGCGTGATTGTGCATGTTGATGTCGGCACAGCAGCACTAGGCCAAGGTCTACATAACGCATCCAGTGGCAGAGCGCCAATGCTGATCTTCGCTGGTCTTGCGCCTTTTACTCTAGGTGGAGAGCTCCCAGCCTCGAGGTCGGAGCATGTGCAGTGGTACCAGGATGTGCCTAACCAGGCTTCGATCGTGGCGCCGTATGCCCGGTATGTGAATGAGATCAAGACGGAGGAACATGTCAGGCTTATGGTGAAGCGAGCGCTTTGCATGGCTTCCACTGGATCGCCAGGACCTGCGTATTTGACTGCAGCGAGAGAGGTTCTAGCGGCACCCGCTAGGGATGACCTCCTGCAGTCAGGAGCTATGACTGCTCAGGTGCCAACATGTAAACTCACAGGTCTCCCTCAAGATGCAGTCCGCACAATCGGCGAAGCGCTACTCCTCGCAGAGAGACCGTTAGTCATCACAGGCTACCTAGGCCGCAACCACGCTGCCGTCCGCCATCTCGTGCGTCTCGCCGATCTTGTTGGAGGCCTGCAAGTCATCGACTCGGAGCTTCGAGAGATGCTCTTCCCAGCACGACACTCAGCATGGACTAGCAGGACCCACGGAAGTGCTGCTGCCATTTCCGAGGCCGATGTCATACTAGTGCTGGACTGTGATGTGCCATGGATCCCAGTGAAGGCTAAGCCTTCGACGACAGCACGCATTTTCCACATTGACATCGATCCGCGGAAGGAGAAGATGCAGCTATTCGATATATCAGCGGAAGCTACATTCCAGGCAGAGTGCGAAGTGGCGTTGCAGCAGCTCTACGAATGGATTCGAGGCCATGATTCTTGGCACGAGCGGTCTTTCCTGCTGAACCACCGGAGGCAGAACTTGGTCGAGAAGCACGCAGAAGGGATTCGAGCTCTCAATGCTCGAGCAGCTCCACGTGGCGATGGAACAATATCAATCGACCACCTCTCCGCTTGTCTACGCCGGATCTTACCAGAGAGTACCACATACGTCCACGACGCTGTCACCAATACCATCCCACTATGTGAGCAGCTCCGCCTCGACAGACCCGGCAGTGGTCTCAGTAAAGGAGGCAGCGGGCTTGGCTGGGCTGGCGGAGCTGCGATCGGCGTCAAGCTTGCTCTTGATAAGTACGATATCAATGACAGGCCACATCTCAAGGAGCGAGGAACCGAGTGTGATGAGGAGTCGTCGAGCAGCCTCGTATGCTGCGTTACTGGAGATGGCGCATTAATGTTTGGTACCCCTGTGTCGACCTTCTGGGCGCAGCATCGACTTGGCACTCCATTCTTGACCATTGTGCTCAACAATGGTGGGTGGAAAGCGACAAGATCTTGCGTTGACGATGTGCACCCAGATGGAATTGCGGCGAAGACGAGGGATGCAGACTGGGGCATCGATCTTAGTCATGATCAATCTGACCATGTTGGCGTGGCCATCGCAGCTTCAAATCACACTCTGTGGGGTAAGAAAGTCACCAGATCGATAGAGCTGGAAGAGGCACTCCTCGAGGCGCGACGCATCGTGCTCGAAGAGAAGCGTGGCGCGATGCTGGAAGTCGTCATTTCTTGA
- a CDS encoding Cytochrome P450 monooxygenase orf2, translated as MHNPLNDMPPSFYAVIVLAIGAIVWKTCKALTNPLAHLPGPAISKWTNRRFQLAVMTGERTRYEHALHERYGPVVRISPYEVSLASSSAAKMIYQIGSPFLKTPWYNIAVGDESGLFTLLDSKAYARHRRLLAHNYSENWIKNMEPYIAAKTRTAVSKMAATVDRKGYVNVNEWFWFMSTDVISEAAFGESFDLLKIGGKNKYIHDLEIDGLRSILRAEFPFLGKIAAYMLLGNSEDVEQGKMRMQSYTEGRLAAYWKAYEADPENVKPTLLTKAYAALQDGSISHRSMEADARTNIVAGTDTTASTATFAVWYLSKHPEIEQALIGEVSALPETFDDEQLRTLPLLDKVIKETLRIRPSVGQGLPRAVPAGGATIEGHYIPEGTTVAIPAYTMHRLRSVWHDPEKFDPSRWDHVTKDMKDSFVPFGGGSRVCIGQHFSQLELRHALANFYRTFNSGMVAPKAEGFGEDDMTPMSFFVTALKGKRCLLQRRAKQ; from the exons ATGCACAACCCGCTGAACGATATGCCGCCTTCGTTCTATGCTGTGATTGTCCTCGCCATTGGAGCCATCGTC TGGAAGACTTGCAAGGCTTTGACCAACCCGCTTGCCCATCTTCCAGGACCTGCAATCTCGAAATGGACTAACCGTCGCTTTCAACTTGCTGTCATGACTGGAGAGAGGACAAGGTACGAGCATGCACTGCATGAACGCTATG GGCCTGTCGTACGTATCTCGCCTTACGAAGTGTCACTCGCTTCCAGCTCTGCGGCGAAGATGATCTACCAGATCGGCAGTCCGTTCCTCAAGACACCGTGGTACAACATCGCCGTCGGTGATGAATCTGgcctcttcaccctattaGATTCCAAGGCCTATGCGCGGCATCGAAGGTTGTTGGCGCACAACTACTCAGAAAATTGGATCAAGAACATGGAGCCATACATTGCCGCCAAGACTCGAACCGCAGTATCGAAAATGGCCGCAACAGTCGATCGAAAAGGCTACGTCAATGTCAACGAGTGGTTCTGGTTCATGTCAACCGATGTGATATCGGAAGCAGCGTTTGGCGAGAGCTTTGATCTGCTAAAGATCGGGGGGAAGAACAAGTACATCCATGATCTGGAGATAGACGGCTTGCGTAGCATCCTTCGGGCGGAATTCCCTTTTCTTGGAAAGATTGCTGCGTACATGCTGTTGGGAAATTCTGAAGATGTCGAGCAAGGCAAGATGCGGATGCAGAGCTATACTGAAGGTCGGCTGGCAGCGTACTGGAAAGCCTATGAAGCGGATCCGGAGAACGTCAAGCCGACACTTTTGACCAAGGCATATGCAGCCCTTCAGGATGGTTCGATTTCGCATCGCAGTATGGAAGCAGATGCGCGGACGAA CATCGTTGCCGGAACAGATACGACCGCTTCAACCGCCACCTTCGCAGTCTGGTACTTGTCCAAGCATCCTGAGATAGAGCAAGCCTTGATTGGCGAAGTATCCGCTCTCCCAGAAACCTTCGACGACGAACAACTCAGAACATTACCCTTGCTAGACAAAGTCATCAAAGAGACCCTTCGAATCCGCCCATCAGTCGGACAAGGCCTCCCTCGCGCCGTGCCAGCCGGCGGCGCCACGATCGAAGGCCACTACATCCCGGAAGGAACCACAGTCGCCATCCCAGCATACACGATGCACCGACTCAGATCTGTGTGGCACGATCCGGAGAAGTTCGATCCATCGCGGTGGGATCATGTGACCAAAGACATGAAGGATAGTTTTGTGCCGTTTGGAGGAGGGAGTAGAGTGTGTATTGGCCAGCACTTTTCACAGCTTGAGTTGCGACATGCCCTGGCCAACTTTTATCGAACGTTCAATTCGGGTATGGTGGCGCCGAAGGCGGAGGGGTTCGGTGAGGATGATATGACGCCGATGTCGTTTTTTGTGACGGCGCTGAAGGGGAAGAGGTGTCTGTTGCAGAGAAGGGCGAAGCAGTGA